The sequence ACGCGAGCAGTCCGACGACGATGAACACCACTGTCTCTGACAACTACCTTCCCCTTACGTAGAAACCCTGTTGCGGTGCGGCCGACCGGCTCACAGCTCGGCCGAGACGACCGCCGTGGCGCCCGAGATCTCGACGACCGTCACCGATGTCCCCGGGGCGATCGGTTCCCCGCCGGTCATGCTTCGTGCCGACCAGACGTCGCCTGCCAGTTTCACCTGGCCCGCATCGCCGTCCACTGTGGACACTACTACCGCCCGCGCGCCGATCAGCGCTTCGGTGTTGGTCTTGATGTCCGGCCCCGCGAGGAACCGGCGTTTGAGGGTCGGCCGGACGAGGACGAGCATCCCGACCGAGGCGACGGCGAACACCGCGACGTCGATGAACGGGTTCCCGGTCAAGGCGGCCGAGCCCGCCCCGAACAGGGCTCCGACACCGACCATGAGCAAGAACAGATCACCCGAGAGCAGCTCGGCGATGATCAAGAGGATGCCGGCGATCAGCCAGATGAGAGCGCCTGTCATGCGTTCATGCTCCCAGATCGCGCCGATTCATACCGAAGAAGCGAAACCGACGTGACCGACGCGTGACCTTGTGTGATCTCACGCAAACCGGGCATTCAGGACTCTTCACCTGGGTCCGACACGAAGTCGATGAGCCGTTCCACCGCTCCGATCAGCGGTGTTTCCAGATCCCGGTAGCTGCCGACCGCCGCCAGGATCCGCTGCCAGCCCTCCCACGGCTCGCCCCAGCCGAGCGCGTCGCAGACGCCCTGTTTCCACTCCGTGCCACGCGGGATCTTCGGCCAGGCACGAATGCCGACGACCGACGGCTTCACCGCCTCCCAGATATCGATGTACGGATGCCCGGTGATCAGCACGTTCTCGTCGCGGATCGCGTCGACGATCCGTGATTCCTTGCTGCCCGCGACCAGGTGGTCGACCAGCACCCCGAGGCGGCGGCCGGGCCCGGTGCCGAACTCGTCGATGCGGTCGGACAGCACATCCACCCCATCGAGTGGTTCCACCACCACACCTTCGACCCGCAGGTCATGGCCCCAGACCCGCTCGACGAGTTCGGCGTCGTGCTTGCCCTCCACCCAGATGCGCGAATCGCGGGCGACCCGCGCCTTGAGCCCCTGGACCTGGACCGACCCGGACGCCGAGATCCGCCGTGCCGGGTTTTTCGGGGCGGCCTTCGACGGCACCAGCGTCACCGGCTTGCCCTCGAGCAGGAAACCCGCGGGATTCAGCGGGAAGACACGGTGCTTGCCGTGCCGGTCCTCGAGGACGACGTTGCCGTACTCGATCTTCACCACGGCACCGCAGTAGCCGCTGGCCGGGTCTTCGACCACGAGCCCCGGCTCCGCGGGCACCTCGGGGATCTTCCGCTTGCGCGGACCGGACAGCACGTCGTCGTACGAATGGGAGCGCACGGCGGACGACGCTATCGCTGCCCGGGGCCGTCGTCTCCCCGCCACGCCGGTCAAGCGGCCATCCGCCGCCCCGCCGACGTCGATCGCGGACTCGGGTTCACCGGCAGAACGACAGCATCGCGTCGACGAACGGAGTCCGCTCACCCCGCTCGAGCGGGCGCATCACGAACAGCGGCGCGAGCGCGACACACCACGCGCGCACTCGTCCGGCGTCGAAATCCGGCAGATGCGGCGCGATCGCGTCGAAGCCGTCTTCGAGCGTTCCGCCGTCGCGCATCGGCAACGTGACCCAGTCGGCCAGATCGAAGGACGGGTCGCCGACGCTCGGACGCGGGTCGATCGCGACCGCTCCCCGTCCGGGCCCGCCGTCGAGGACATTGCCCGGATGCAGGTCCCCGTGCACGATCGCGTTCCCTCCCCCGCCGGTCGCGAGTCCGAGTGCCCGCAGCCGCGCGCGATCGAGGGTCTCCAGCGAGAGCGTGGCCTCGGCCACCGAGCCGCGCAGCCCGCGCTCGGCGAGGTCGTACATGAAGGTGACACGGTCTTCCAGCGGCGGGAAATCCGACGGCGGGGGCACCGAGTGGATCTGGGCCAGCAGGTCGCCGACCTCGGCCCACGGGACGTTCGCCCCCGCCTCCAGCAGCTGCGTGCCGGGATCGATGCCCTCCAGCAGGATCACCCCGGCGGCGAGTTCCGTATCGAGCACCTGCACGACCCGCGAGCAGCCGTCCCATGCCCGCAACGCGGCGGCTTCCGACGCGGCGATCGTGTGATCCGGGGTCAGCTTGAGGACCTTCGTCAGGCCGTCGTCCCCTTCGCAGATCAGGGTCCGGCCGGTGTTGCCCGGCTTCGCGTCGACGACGGTGAGACCCCACCGAGCGGCCAGCCGCTCCACAAGAGCGGGCAGCTCGTCACACCACGCCGCGACGTCCTCGCCGAATCGCTGGACCAGACGCGCACGCGCCTCGTCATCGATCAGAACAGCGGCCACGGGATGGCCCGCCAGTCGTCGCCGGGCTCGGGAAAGACCCCTTCCGCCAAAAGCAGATCGGTCCGTTCGGCCAGGGCGCGGATCTCGAAACCGGTGAGGTGCTCGCCGAGCGCGTCCCCGAGTTCGCCGTCCAGCCGCTCGCGGAGGCCGCGCAGCTTGCCGACCTCGGCATCGGTCAGCCGCTCACCGATCCAGCCCCAGAGCACCGTCCGCAACTTCGGGTCGGTGTGCAGGCAGATCCCGTGATCCACGCCGTAGATCCGGCCGTCGGCACCGGCGAGCACATGACCGCCCTTGCGGTCGGTGTTGTTGACCACGATGTCGAGCACGGCAAGCTCCCGCATGCCCTGACGGTCCGCGTGCGCGAGCACCGCGGGTTCGCCGTCGCGATCGTGCGCGTGCAGCACCACACGCCAGCCTTCCGGCAGGCTCTCCGGCGACCGGACGTCGACGAGCTCCTCGTCGGTGGTCTCGATCCACAGCTGCACCATGCCGGGCCCGAACGGCCCGTCACGCAGCACCGTGGGCGGGATCGCGCCCAATCCCGAGGCTTCGGCGACCATGGCCGTCGCGACCTCGCGGCCCGCGAGCGTCCCGTCCGGGAAGTCCCACAGCGGCCGCTCACCGGAAACCGGCTTGTACACGACGTTCCCGGTGACACCGTCGAGCTCGATCGAGCAAAAAAGCGTGACGTTGGAGGCGTCGACGAGCCTGCCTTCGACGTCGATCTTGCCGCGCGTCACCAGCTCCCGCGAAGACTCCTCCACGTCGTCAGTCCTCGAGGACGTCGACGTCGCGCCGGTACCCGTTCTGGCGCGGGCAGATGTGACCCGCCGGGTCGAGCGGTTCCGCGCACAGCGGGCACGGCTTGCGGCCGGCGTTGACCACCCGGTCCGCTCGTTCGGCGAACGCGCGCGCCGCGCCAGGACTCAGGAAGACGCGAACGGCGTCCGGCCCTTCTTCGGTGTCGTCCAGAACGACCGTTTCGTCCACCTCACCCTCCGTCATCGCGAGCAGCTCGATGACGACGGCCTTGCTCTCGGCGTCCCAGCCGAGTCCCATCGTGCCGACGCGGAACTCCTCCTCGACCGGAACGGTCAGGGGGTCGACGTCGAGGAGCTCTTCGGGCGCGTCGTCGGGTACGTCCGCGCCGAACCTGCTGGCGACCTCTTCCAGCAGCGAGCCGAGCCTCTCGGCCAAGACCACCACCTGCTGTTTTTCGATCGTCACACTGATCGTGCGGACGTCCTCGGACGCCTGGAGATAGAACGTGCGGTCGCCGGGCTCACCGACGGTTCCTGCGACGAACCGGTCGGGCTGGCGGAAGACGTGGATTACGCGAGACATGGCACCTTTGACACTAGGCCACGGCCCCATGATCGGCATCCGCCGCCCCAAGGTTCAGCCCAGGGCGAAACCGCCGCGCCCCGGGCCGTCATGGGCAAAGGGCCGAACCTAGTCTTCAACCGTGGTTGAGATCGCCCCTTACGGCACCTGGACGTCTCCCCTGTCGGCCGCCGCCGTCGCGGCCTCGGGAGTCAGCGCGCAATGGCTCGACACCGTCGGAAACGAGGTCTGGTGGGCCGAAGCGAGAACCGGCGAAGGCGGCCGCGTGACGCTCGTGCGGTCTCGCGCCGACGGCACGGTTGAAGACGTCCTTCCCGCTCCATGGAGCGCCCGGAACCGCGTCCACGAATACGGCGGCCGCCCCTGGCTCGTCCTCGACGACGTCCTGGTCTTCACCCACTGGGCGGACCAGCGCGTCTACCGCCGCGACCTGACCACCGGAGAGACGACCCCGCTGACCCCGGAACCGGCGACCCGGCACCAGATCCGCTACAGCGACCTACGACCCGGCCGCACCGGCGAAGTGTGGCTGGTCCGCGAGCGCAGCATCGGCCCCCGGCGCGTCGACATCGCCCGCGATCTCCTCGCGGTTCCCCTCGACGGCGGCCCGGAACGAGTCCTGACGGCGAGCCATCACTTCCTCACCTCGCCGCAACTCTCGCCCGACGGCACGCGCGCGGCGTGGATCGGCTGGAACCACCCCGCGATGCCTTGGGACGGCACCGAACTGTGCATCGCCGAACTCGACGAGGACGGGACGTTCGGGCCACACCGAGTGCTCGCCGGCGCGGCCGACATCTCCGTCTGCCAGGTCGAATGGGAGTCGGCCGACAGCCTGCTGGCGTTGCTCGACCCGGACGGCTGGTGGAATCTGCACCGCGTCGGGCTCGACGGCGACATCACGAACCTCGCCCCGGTCGAGCAGGAGATCGGCGGCGCACAGTGGAAACTCGGCACGCGCTGGTTCACCCCGCTTGGCGACGGCAGGTTCGCCGTCATCGCGTCGGGCAAGCTCGCCATCCTCGACGAAGCGACGCGGGAAGTGACCCCGGTGACGGCGGCCGCCGACCTGACCGCGTGGTCCACCAACGGTTTCGCCGCCCACGAAGGCGGCATCGCCGGCGTCGCGGCGGGCCCGAAGCGTGAAGGGACCGTCGTGAAAGTCGGCCTCGACGACGGGACGGTGACCGAACTCGCCGCGGCACCCGAACCGCCGTCGCCCGCCTACCTGTCGCCCCCCGTGGAACGGACCTTCAAAACCGAAGACGGCGAACGGATCCCCGCCTTCGTCCATCTCCCCGCGAACGCCGACTTCGCCGCGCCGGACGGCGAACTGCCTCCACTGCTCGTGTACCCGCACGGCGGGCCGACCGGCCGGGACAGCGCGGTGCTCGACTACGAGATCGCCTACTTCACCAGCCGCGGCATCGCGGTCGTCACGGTCAACTACGGCGGCTCGACCGGCTACGGACGCGCCTATCGGGAACGGCTGCGGGAACAGTGGGGCATCGTCGACGTGGCCGACTGTGTCACCGTCGCCGAAGCCCTCGCCGCCGAAGGCACCGTCGACGCCGACAGACTCGCCATCCGCGGCGGCAGCGCGGGCGGGTACACCTCCGCCGCCTCGCTGACCACCACCACGACCTACCGCGCGGGCACCGTGATGTACCCGATCCTCGACCTCACCCAGTGGACCGGCGACGGCGGCGAGACGCACGACTTCGAGTCCCGCTACCTCGACGGGCTGATCGGACCGCTGCCCGACGCCGAGCAGCGCTACCGGGACCGATCACCGATCAACAACGCCGGCACCCTCGCCGGCCCACTACTGTTCCTGCAAGGCCTCGAAGACGAGATCTGCCCGCCCGAGCAGGCGGACCGGTTCGTCGCCGGGCTGGAAGGGCGCGGCATCGAGCACGCCTACCTGAGGTTCGAAGGCGAGCAGCACGGATTCCGGAAGGCGGAGACGATCGTGGCCGCGCTCGAAGCGGAGTTGTCGTTCTACGGCCAGGTCTTCGGCTTCGAGACACCCGGCGTGCCGAAGCTCCGGTTGAGCCGGTGAGGCCACCGAAGACGCGCCCGGGTGACACGCTCGCCTTGGTCGCCCCGGCGGGACCGGTCCCGCCGGACCTCGTCGAGAAGGCCCTGCCGGTACTCCGCGGCTGGGGCGTCGAAGTCCACGTCGGCGACTGCGTCCACGCCACCGCTACCGGTTATCTGTCCGCCTCCGACGAGGCGCGGGCCGCCGAGTTCACCCGCGCCTGGCTGGACCCGCGAGTCACGTGCGTCCTCGCCGCCCGCGGCGGTTACGGTTCGCAGCGGATGCTCGACCTGCTCGACTGGACGGCACTGAAGGCGGCCGGGCCCAAGACGTTCGCCGGATCGAGCGACATCACGGCACTGCACCGGGCGGTGAACGTCCACTTGGGACTGGAGACGCTGTTCTCCCCCATGCCCGCGACCACCCTGTTCGACGCGGTGGCCGCCGAACACCTGCGGCTGTCGTTGTTCGAACCGGACAGCGTGCGGCTGATCGCCTCACCGACGGCGTCGCCACTGGTGCCGGGCACCGCGACCGGGACACTCATCGGCGGCAACCTCGCCCTGCTGACCACGGGCCTCGGCGGCGCCGAGCAAGGCTCAGGGCGTGACGCGCTCGTGCTGCTGGAGGACGTCACCGAGAGCCTCTACCGGATCGACCGGATGCTGACCCAGCTACTGCGTTCCGGCTGGCTCGACGGCGTTCGCGGCTTCGTGCTGGGCTCGTGGAAGTCCTGCGGCGACCCGGACGCGATCCGAGCCCTGATGCTCGACCGCCTCGGCTCGCTCGGCGTGCCGATCGCCTGGGACTTCGGCGTCGGGCATGTCCCGGCGTCGCCGACCATCCCCCTCGGCGCGCGGGCCACTCTCGACGCCGACGCGGGCACCCTCCTGATTTTGCCGTAACAGCAACAGGACTTGCGAAACCGGCCGAGGCGGAGGCATCTTGCGGTCATGGATTCCACACGGCAGTTCTGGGAAGACTTCTACCGGGACAAGGATCAGGTCTGGAGCGGGAAGGCGAACCCGATCCTGGTGAACGAGGTCGCCGCGCTCACGCCGGGGACGGCACTCGATCTCGGCTGCGGCGAGGGCGGCGACGCCATCTGGCTCACCCAACAGGGTTGGCGCGTCACCGCCGTCGACATCTCGGAGGTCGCGCTCAAGCGCGCCGCCGAGCACGCGGCCCAGGCCGGCGCAGAGGGCATCGTCTGGGAACGCCACGACCTGGCGAAATCGTTCCCGGAAGGACGCTTCAACCTTGTCTCCGCACAGTTCTTCCACTCCCCCGTCGCCGAGGACGGCGAGCGGGACAAGGCACTCCGCCGCGCCGCCGAAGCCGTCGCCCCGGGCGGCACCCTGGTGGTGGCCGGCCACGCGGGCTGGCCGACGTGGATGGAAGAGCCGCCGCACAAGGACGTCCACTTCCCGACGACGGCCGAGGTCCTCGAAACGCTGGCACTGGCCGACGGTGAATGGACAGTGGAGCGACAGGACCTGATCGCCCATGACTTCCCTGGACCGGAGGGGCAGCAGGGAACGCGTTCGGACAACGTGCTCCGCGTGCGACACTCGGGCTAGGCGGTGTCCTGTGAGTCTGTTCGATGGGCTTCGTGATCCAGGTGGTTCCTGGCGGTCCGGGCGGCCTGGGCGCGGAGACCGTGAACATGACTTCCAGGACGCTGCCTGGGTACCGTCATCGGCATGCGGATGACGCCTGCCGAAGCCCGGTCACGATTCGAAGGCGAGCGGGTTGCAAGGCTGGCTACGACGGGTTCGGACGGCGTGCCCCACGTGGTGCCGGTGACGTTCGTTCTCGAAGGCGATTCGGTGGCGTTCGCGATCGACCACAAACCCAAGAGCACGACGGCGTTGCGGCGGCTGAAGAACATCGCGGAGAACCCGCTGGTCAGTTTTCTGACTGACCACTACGCCGAGGACTGGGCCGAACTGTGGTGGGCTCGGGCGGACGGTGTCGCCCGGGTGCTGACCGATCCCGACGAGCAGGCGCTGCCGGTGCGGCTACTGCGGGAGAAGTATCCGCAGTACGAGGCGCAGCCTCCCCCGCATGCCGTGGTGACCACGCTCGTTCACGCATGGAGCGGGTGGCGCGCTTCATGAGCTTTTTTTGGCTTTGTTGTCGTTCACGGCAACAAAGCCAAAGCCATGCCGTATAGGTCGTTATACACTTAGGTGATCGAGTGAAGTCCGTGAAGGCCTCCTTGAGGGACGCTGGGTCCCTCAAGGAGGCCTTCACGGAACCGCTTAAGACGCCTCAGGAGGCCTTCGCGTACTCAAATCAGGACGAGCGAGGAGCCTCGGCAGGCAGGAACTGCTCCACCGGCTTCCCCCGCCAAGCGGCGACGATCCCGAGCGGATCCGGCCTCAGCAGCGACGCGGCCGCGTAGACGCTCGCCGCGACGACGCCGGCCATGAACCACCAGTCGTACAGCGCCTGCTCCCCCGTCGGGTAGTAGACCAGTGTCACGAACACCGACACCGCGACGACGACCGCGAGGTTCCGGCGTCGCCATTCGAACGCGGAAAGAACAACGAAACCCCAGGTCAGGTACCACGGCAGCGAGGGCGGCGGGACGATCGCGCCGGCCAGCAGCACGATCGCCATCCGGTGGATCGCCGGGTAGCCGCCGTCGCGGGCGAGCCACCACTGCCAGCCGGCGAAGACGAACAGGCCGACCATCGCGATCGCCCGGAACACGGTGACGAACGGCGAGACCTCGACGTCGATCACCAGGTTCACCAGCGAGTAGAAGATCTCGCCGATCCCGGTCGGGAAGTTCATCCAGTTCGCGATCAGCGTCGGCGCCTTGAGGCCGGTCAGCCAGCCGAGATTGACCGAACCGAGCGACAGCCAGGTCCCCGCGACGAACACCGGCAGGAAGATCCCGACCGACGCGGCGCCCGCGCGGAAGAAGTTGACCACCTTCCGGTCGCCGGGCAGGTGGTTCGCCCACACCCAGACCAGGAACGGCAGCGCCCACGCCGCGGTGGGTTTGATCAGCATGCCGATGGTGACCAGGACGATCGCGACGACGTGCTTGCGCTCCAGCGCGGCCAGCACGCCGACGGTGAGGAAGCCCAGCATCAGCAGGTCGTTGTGCGGTCCGCCGACGAGGTGGATCACCGTCATCGGGCTGGCGATGGCGAGCCACAACGTGATCGGCAGCTTGCCGCCGAGGTGCTTGACCAGCCGCGGCAGCGACCACAGCATCCCGATCAGGCCGATCATCAGCACCAGCCGGGTCGCGATGACACCGGCGATCATGTCGTTGCCGGTGACCGAGACGATCCCCTTGGCGACCAGCAGGAACAGCGGGCCGTACGGCGCGGGCGTGGTCTGCCACAGCGGATGGACGTTCTGCACGACGTCCGGCAGCACGGTCAGTTCGGCCGGGCCGTTGGCGTACGGGTCGAGACCGTGCAACAGCTGCGCACCCTGCGCGAGGTAGGAGAAGACGTCGCGGGTGAACAGCGGCGGCGAGACCAGCAGCGGCGCCATCCAGCAGGCGGCGGCGATGACGATCGGACGGCTGCCGATCCGGCCCGCGAGCGCGTAGCGGCCCAAACGGACCCACGCCCAGATGATCAGCGCGAAGCCCGTGTAGAGCATCACGTTGGCCAGGATGCGGCCATGGCCGTAGCGGATCCACGACAGCGGTCCGTGCCCCAGGATCGGGTCACGGACGAGGGTGCCACCGGCACCGAGCGCCGCCAGCATCAGCAGCGTGCTTCCTATGGTTCCCATCGCGATGGTGCGGTACGGGAACCGGGAAGGCACCCGGAGCCGCTCGCCGAGGGAACCGGCCGAGGGCGTCTGCTGGGGGTCTGTAGTGGTCGCCATTTCGAGATTGGAGGTTACACACCGCGCCTGTGCGAGTGCGCGGCAATGGGTGTTTCCCGCGCGGTGCCACCGGGCAACGCGGCGAGCAGCGACTTCGTGTAGTCGTGTTTCGGGTCCAGCAGGACCTCCTCCACGGTACCTACTTCCACCAGCTCCCCGCGATACATCACGGCCACCCGGTCGGCGATGTTCCAGGCCAGCCCGAGGTCGTGGGTGATCACCAGCCCGGCGAGACCCAGTTCACGCCGCAGGCGCAGCAGCAGCGCGAGGATCTCCCCTCGCACTGACGCGTCCAGCGACGCCACCGGTTCGTCGGCGACGATCACGCCGGGATCCAGCGCGAGCGCGCCCGCGATGACGACCCGCTGCCGCTGCCCGCCGGACAGCTCGTGCGGGAGCCGGTCGAGGAACTTCTCCGCGGGCCGGAGTTCGGCCGCTTCCAGTGCCTTCGTGACGATCTCGTGCTCGTTCGCGCCCATTCCGTGGATACGGGGGCCTTCCGCGACGGCCTCGTACACCGTGTGGTTCGGGTTCAGGGCGCTCGTCGGGTCCTGCAGCACCAGCTGGACCTGCCGCCGGTACGCCTTGAGCCCGGCGCCGCCGAGCGGGACCGGCTTGC comes from Amycolatopsis lurida and encodes:
- a CDS encoding NfeD family protein, whose amino-acid sequence is MTGALIWLIAGILLIIAELLSGDLFLLMVGVGALFGAGSAALTGNPFIDVAVFAVASVGMLVLVRPTLKRRFLAGPDIKTNTEALIGARAVVVSTVDGDAGQVKLAGDVWSARSMTGGEPIAPGTSVTVVEISGATAVVSAEL
- a CDS encoding DUF3097 domain-containing protein; translation: MRSHSYDDVLSGPRKRKIPEVPAEPGLVVEDPASGYCGAVVKIEYGNVVLEDRHGKHRVFPLNPAGFLLEGKPVTLVPSKAAPKNPARRISASGSVQVQGLKARVARDSRIWVEGKHDAELVERVWGHDLRVEGVVVEPLDGVDVLSDRIDEFGTGPGRRLGVLVDHLVAGSKESRIVDAIRDENVLITGHPYIDIWEAVKPSVVGIRAWPKIPRGTEWKQGVCDALGWGEPWEGWQRILAAVGSYRDLETPLIGAVERLIDFVSDPGEES
- a CDS encoding aminoglycoside phosphotransferase family protein — protein: MAAVLIDDEARARLVQRFGEDVAAWCDELPALVERLAARWGLTVVDAKPGNTGRTLICEGDDGLTKVLKLTPDHTIAASEAAALRAWDGCSRVVQVLDTELAAGVILLEGIDPGTQLLEAGANVPWAEVGDLLAQIHSVPPPSDFPPLEDRVTFMYDLAERGLRGSVAEATLSLETLDRARLRALGLATGGGGNAIVHGDLHPGNVLDGGPGRGAVAIDPRPSVGDPSFDLADWVTLPMRDGGTLEDGFDAIAPHLPDFDAGRVRAWCVALAPLFVMRPLERGERTPFVDAMLSFCR
- a CDS encoding SCO1664 family protein translates to MEESSRELVTRGKIDVEGRLVDASNVTLFCSIELDGVTGNVVYKPVSGERPLWDFPDGTLAGREVATAMVAEASGLGAIPPTVLRDGPFGPGMVQLWIETTDEELVDVRSPESLPEGWRVVLHAHDRDGEPAVLAHADRQGMRELAVLDIVVNNTDRKGGHVLAGADGRIYGVDHGICLHTDPKLRTVLWGWIGERLTDAEVGKLRGLRERLDGELGDALGEHLTGFEIRALAERTDLLLAEGVFPEPGDDWRAIPWPLF
- a CDS encoding DUF3090 domain-containing protein — translated: MSRVIHVFRQPDRFVAGTVGEPGDRTFYLQASEDVRTISVTIEKQQVVVLAERLGSLLEEVASRFGADVPDDAPEELLDVDPLTVPVEEEFRVGTMGLGWDAESKAVVIELLAMTEGEVDETVVLDDTEEGPDAVRVFLSPGAARAFAERADRVVNAGRKPCPLCAEPLDPAGHICPRQNGYRRDVDVLED
- a CDS encoding S9 family peptidase — encoded protein: MVEIAPYGTWTSPLSAAAVAASGVSAQWLDTVGNEVWWAEARTGEGGRVTLVRSRADGTVEDVLPAPWSARNRVHEYGGRPWLVLDDVLVFTHWADQRVYRRDLTTGETTPLTPEPATRHQIRYSDLRPGRTGEVWLVRERSIGPRRVDIARDLLAVPLDGGPERVLTASHHFLTSPQLSPDGTRAAWIGWNHPAMPWDGTELCIAELDEDGTFGPHRVLAGAADISVCQVEWESADSLLALLDPDGWWNLHRVGLDGDITNLAPVEQEIGGAQWKLGTRWFTPLGDGRFAVIASGKLAILDEATREVTPVTAAADLTAWSTNGFAAHEGGIAGVAAGPKREGTVVKVGLDDGTVTELAAAPEPPSPAYLSPPVERTFKTEDGERIPAFVHLPANADFAAPDGELPPLLVYPHGGPTGRDSAVLDYEIAYFTSRGIAVVTVNYGGSTGYGRAYRERLREQWGIVDVADCVTVAEALAAEGTVDADRLAIRGGSAGGYTSAASLTTTTTYRAGTVMYPILDLTQWTGDGGETHDFESRYLDGLIGPLPDAEQRYRDRSPINNAGTLAGPLLFLQGLEDEICPPEQADRFVAGLEGRGIEHAYLRFEGEQHGFRKAETIVAALEAELSFYGQVFGFETPGVPKLRLSR
- a CDS encoding S66 peptidase family protein, yielding MRPPKTRPGDTLALVAPAGPVPPDLVEKALPVLRGWGVEVHVGDCVHATATGYLSASDEARAAEFTRAWLDPRVTCVLAARGGYGSQRMLDLLDWTALKAAGPKTFAGSSDITALHRAVNVHLGLETLFSPMPATTLFDAVAAEHLRLSLFEPDSVRLIASPTASPLVPGTATGTLIGGNLALLTTGLGGAEQGSGRDALVLLEDVTESLYRIDRMLTQLLRSGWLDGVRGFVLGSWKSCGDPDAIRALMLDRLGSLGVPIAWDFGVGHVPASPTIPLGARATLDADAGTLLILP
- a CDS encoding class I SAM-dependent methyltransferase yields the protein MDSTRQFWEDFYRDKDQVWSGKANPILVNEVAALTPGTALDLGCGEGGDAIWLTQQGWRVTAVDISEVALKRAAEHAAQAGAEGIVWERHDLAKSFPEGRFNLVSAQFFHSPVAEDGERDKALRRAAEAVAPGGTLVVAGHAGWPTWMEEPPHKDVHFPTTAEVLETLALADGEWTVERQDLIAHDFPGPEGQQGTRSDNVLRVRHSG
- a CDS encoding TIGR03668 family PPOX class F420-dependent oxidoreductase, which translates into the protein MRMTPAEARSRFEGERVARLATTGSDGVPHVVPVTFVLEGDSVAFAIDHKPKSTTALRRLKNIAENPLVSFLTDHYAEDWAELWWARADGVARVLTDPDEQALPVRLLREKYPQYEAQPPPHAVVTTLVHAWSGWRAS
- the mptB gene encoding polyprenol phosphomannose-dependent alpha 1,6 mannosyltransferase MptB; this encodes MATTTDPQQTPSAGSLGERLRVPSRFPYRTIAMGTIGSTLLMLAALGAGGTLVRDPILGHGPLSWIRYGHGRILANVMLYTGFALIIWAWVRLGRYALAGRIGSRPIVIAAACWMAPLLVSPPLFTRDVFSYLAQGAQLLHGLDPYANGPAELTVLPDVVQNVHPLWQTTPAPYGPLFLLVAKGIVSVTGNDMIAGVIATRLVLMIGLIGMLWSLPRLVKHLGGKLPITLWLAIASPMTVIHLVGGPHNDLLMLGFLTVGVLAALERKHVVAIVLVTIGMLIKPTAAWALPFLVWVWANHLPGDRKVVNFFRAGAASVGIFLPVFVAGTWLSLGSVNLGWLTGLKAPTLIANWMNFPTGIGEIFYSLVNLVIDVEVSPFVTVFRAIAMVGLFVFAGWQWWLARDGGYPAIHRMAIVLLAGAIVPPPSLPWYLTWGFVVLSAFEWRRRNLAVVVAVSVFVTLVYYPTGEQALYDWWFMAGVVAASVYAAASLLRPDPLGIVAAWRGKPVEQFLPAEAPRSS